From Actinomycetota bacterium:
CGCGGGAGGACGAGCGCCGGTGGGAGCGGGCGGCCCTCCTTCGAGAGCAGGTCGCGGGCGGCCTCCTGGCAGACCTGACGCAGCTCCTCGATGTGCATCAGATGCTCGTGGTCGCACCCTCGGAGGCGGACCCAACGGTGCGGGCGTACTTGGCGAGGACGCCCCGCGTGTAGCGCGGCTCCATCGGTGTGAAGCGATCGCGTCGCTGCGCCAGCTCGTCATCGGCGACGTCGAGGTCGATGCGGCGCTCCGGCACGTCGATGATGATGCGGTCGCCATCCTCGACGAGACCGATCGGTCCGCCGTCGGGGGCCTCCGGGGCGATGTGGCCGATGCAGAGGCCGGTGGTCCCACCCGAGAAGCGCCCGTCGGTGATCAGGAGCACGTCTTTACCCAGACCGGCACCCTTGATTGCCGCGGTTATCTGCAGCATCTCGCGCATACCCGGCCCGCCCTTGGGGCCCTCCCAGCGGATGACGACGACACTTCCGGGTTCGATGGCGCCGGTGAGGACCGCCTGGAGCGCGTCCTGCTCGCCATCGAACACCCGGGCGGTGCCCTCGAACCGGTGCGCGTGGGGTGGGATGCCGGCGATCTTGACGACCGCCCCGTCCGGCGCGAGCGACCCACGCAGGATGGCCAGCCCGCCGTCGGGGTGGATGGGGTTGGACAGAGGTCGTACGACGTCGCCGTCCGGTCCAGGCAGGTCGTCGAACGCGTCGAGGTTCTCCGCGACGGTCGCGCCGGTCACCGTCATGGCGTCACCGTGCAGCAGACCCGCGTCAAGCAGCTCCCTCATGACGACCGGCAGCGCGTCGACGCGGTCGAGATCGTTCATGAGGTAGCGCCCGCCGGGCTTGGTGTCCGCGATGTGCGGCACGCGGCGGCCGATGGCGTCGAAGTCGTCGATCGACAGCTCCACCTCGGCCTCGCGGGCGATAGCGAGCAGGTGCAGGACCGCGTTGGTCGACCCGCCCACCGCCATGACGACCGCGATCGCGTTCTCGAGCGCGGGACGCGTGACGATGTCCCGGGCGGTGATGCCAGCGTTCAGCAGCTCCACGACCGCCGCCCCGCTGCGCCGCGCGAACTCGTCGCGACGGGGGTCGGGTGCCGGGGGAGTGGACGAGCCCGGCAGCGCCATGCCGAGGGCCTCGATCGCCGACGCCATCGTGTTGGCCGTGAACATCCCGCTGCAAGCGCCCTCACCCGGGCACGCGTTGCGTTCGATCTCGAGCAGCTCCTCATCGGTCATCTGACCGCTGCCACGCGCCCCTACCGCTTCGAACACGTCCTGGATCTGGATGTCGCGGCCG
This genomic window contains:
- the ilvD gene encoding dihydroxy-acid dehydratase, yielding MADPRHRSRDVTEGFERAPARAMLRAVGMTEEDFGKPQIGVASSWNEVTPCNLPLDRLAKQAKLGIREAGGFPLEFMTIAISDGIAMGHEGMRASLVSREVIADSVETVMHAERFDGMVTFAGCDKSLPGMVMAAVRLNVPSVFLYGGSILPGQLHGRDIQIQDVFEAVGARGSGQMTDEELLEIERNACPGEGACSGMFTANTMASAIEALGMALPGSSTPPAPDPRRDEFARRSGAAVVELLNAGITARDIVTRPALENAIAVVMAVGGSTNAVLHLLAIAREAEVELSIDDFDAIGRRVPHIADTKPGGRYLMNDLDRVDALPVVMRELLDAGLLHGDAMTVTGATVAENLDAFDDLPGPDGDVVRPLSNPIHPDGGLAILRGSLAPDGAVVKIAGIPPHAHRFEGTARVFDGEQDALQAVLTGAIEPGSVVVIRWEGPKGGPGMREMLQITAAIKGAGLGKDVLLITDGRFSGGTTGLCIGHIAPEAPDGGPIGLVEDGDRIIIDVPERRIDLDVADDELAQRRDRFTPMEPRYTRGVLAKYARTVGSASEGATTSI